A stretch of the Mesorhizobium sp. Pch-S genome encodes the following:
- the ispH gene encoding 4-hydroxy-3-methylbut-2-enyl diphosphate reductase has translation MLNKAVKPPLTIRLCQPRGFCAGVDRAIQIVVLALKKYGAPVYVRHEIVHNRYVVEGLQNLGAVFIEELSEIPEEHKQSPVVFSAHGVPKSVPADAVARNLFYLDATCPLVSKVHKQAMRHQRLGRHVLLIGHAGHPEVIGTMGQLPDGAVTLIETEADAASFQPADPEALGFVTQTTLSVEDTAGIIRALEERFPALQAAAAESICYATTNRQDAVKETAPGCDLYLVVGAPNSSNSRRLVEVAERAGAAMSLLVQRASEIPWNDIGSIRTLGLSAGASAPEIIVDEIINAFRQRFDVSVELAVTATETEDFPVMRVLRDVELTPADMAFVNGTV, from the coding sequence ATGTTGAACAAAGCCGTTAAACCGCCGCTCACGATCAGGCTCTGCCAGCCACGTGGTTTCTGCGCCGGCGTCGATCGCGCCATCCAGATCGTCGTGCTGGCACTGAAGAAATACGGCGCACCGGTTTATGTCCGCCATGAGATCGTCCACAACCGCTATGTGGTCGAGGGCTTGCAAAACCTCGGTGCGGTTTTCATCGAGGAACTTTCCGAGATCCCGGAGGAACACAAGCAGTCCCCGGTGGTGTTCTCGGCGCATGGCGTGCCGAAGTCCGTGCCGGCGGACGCCGTGGCGCGGAACCTCTTTTATCTCGACGCCACTTGTCCGCTTGTCTCCAAGGTGCACAAGCAGGCCATGCGCCACCAGCGCCTCGGTCGCCACGTGCTTCTGATCGGCCATGCCGGCCACCCGGAGGTGATCGGCACGATGGGACAGTTGCCTGACGGCGCGGTGACGCTGATCGAGACGGAAGCAGACGCAGCTTCATTCCAGCCTGCGGATCCCGAGGCGCTTGGTTTTGTCACCCAGACGACGCTCTCGGTGGAAGACACCGCTGGCATCATCCGGGCCTTGGAGGAACGTTTCCCTGCCTTGCAGGCGGCGGCGGCGGAATCGATCTGCTACGCAACGACCAATCGGCAGGATGCGGTGAAGGAGACCGCTCCCGGCTGCGATCTCTATCTGGTTGTCGGCGCGCCGAATTCTTCGAACTCGCGCCGTCTTGTCGAAGTGGCGGAGCGCGCGGGTGCTGCGATGTCGCTTCTCGTGCAGCGCGCTTCCGAGATTCCGTGGAATGACATCGGCTCGATACGGACGCTTGGCCTCTCCGCGGGTGCCTCGGCGCCGGAGATCATCGTCGATGAGATCATCAATGCCTTCCGCCAGCGTTTCGACGTTTCAGTCGAACTGGCGGTGACGGCTACGGAAACGGAGGACTTCCCGGTGATGCGGGTGCTGCGCGATGTCGAACTGACACCGGCCGACATGGCCTTCGTAAACGGGACCGTGTGA
- a CDS encoding cytochrome c oxidase assembly protein, which produces MDLEKTAAEQKKRKTNLAVAGGCVAFFGAMVGMAYAAVPLYAMFCQVTGYGGTTQRATQYSNRVLDREITVRFDANTAGVPWEFEPVQREVTIKLGETRQVAYKATNKFSTPTTGRATFNVTPELAGAYFNKVECFCFTNQTLKAGETVDMPIVFYVDPDILKVPEMKNIKTITLSYTMFQADKNKPVAAVGTKESGKAISNTEANLGG; this is translated from the coding sequence ATGGACCTGGAAAAGACAGCCGCCGAACAGAAGAAGCGCAAGACCAACCTGGCAGTCGCTGGTGGTTGCGTGGCGTTCTTTGGTGCCATGGTCGGCATGGCTTATGCGGCAGTGCCGCTCTACGCCATGTTCTGTCAGGTCACCGGGTATGGCGGCACGACGCAGCGTGCCACGCAGTATTCCAACCGTGTGCTCGACCGCGAAATCACCGTTCGCTTCGACGCCAACACGGCCGGAGTTCCATGGGAATTCGAGCCGGTGCAGCGCGAAGTCACCATCAAGCTCGGCGAAACCAGACAGGTCGCCTACAAGGCAACGAACAAGTTCAGCACGCCGACGACCGGCCGTGCGACCTTCAACGTGACGCCGGAACTGGCGGGCGCCTATTTCAACAAGGTTGAATGCTTCTGTTTCACCAACCAGACGCTGAAGGCGGGCGAAACGGTCGACATGCCGATCGTCTTCTACGTCGATCCGGACATCCTCAAGGTGCCGGAAATGAAGAACATCAAAACCATCACGCTTTCCTACACCATGTTCCAGGCTGACAAGAACAAGCCGGTTGCGGCCGTGGGGACCAAGGAAAGCGGCAAGGCAATTTCCAATACCGAAGCAAATCTCGGGGGATGA
- a CDS encoding heme o synthase, translated as MALVDNSHMEQVGSRMSEATAGDYFALLKPRVMSLVVFTAFVGLVAAPVTMNPLIAVIAILAIAIGAGASGALNMWYDADIDAVMTRTASRPIPSGRVLPGEALSFGLVLSALSVMTLGVLVNWLSAALLAFTIFFYAVIYTMWLKRWTPQNIVIGGAAGAFPPVIGWAAATGAVSLESVILFLIIFLWTPPHFWALALFKSGDYGRAGIPMMPNVAGEASTRRQIFAYAVILAPIGVLPWLLGYTSAIYGVPAVLLGIGFVWYSWGVLRMPDSDRVMKPAKALFGYSLLYLFAIFAAYLADSVVARVLVLGGA; from the coding sequence ATGGCCCTGGTTGACAATTCACACATGGAGCAAGTGGGCTCCCGCATGTCGGAGGCGACAGCGGGCGACTATTTTGCGCTGCTCAAGCCGCGTGTGATGTCGCTGGTGGTCTTCACCGCCTTTGTCGGCCTGGTGGCGGCTCCGGTCACCATGAACCCGTTGATCGCCGTCATCGCCATTCTGGCGATCGCCATCGGTGCTGGTGCATCGGGCGCGCTCAACATGTGGTACGATGCCGACATCGATGCCGTCATGACCCGTACCGCCAGCCGCCCGATCCCATCCGGACGCGTCTTGCCCGGCGAGGCGCTGAGCTTCGGCCTGGTGTTGTCGGCGCTGTCGGTGATGACGCTAGGCGTGCTCGTGAACTGGCTGTCAGCTGCGCTTCTCGCCTTCACGATCTTCTTCTACGCCGTCATCTACACGATGTGGCTGAAGCGCTGGACGCCGCAGAACATTGTCATCGGTGGGGCGGCGGGCGCTTTCCCGCCTGTCATCGGCTGGGCCGCCGCGACCGGGGCGGTGAGCCTGGAAAGCGTTATCCTCTTCCTCATCATCTTCCTGTGGACACCACCGCATTTCTGGGCACTTGCGCTGTTCAAGTCGGGTGACTACGGGCGCGCGGGCATCCCGATGATGCCGAACGTCGCTGGCGAGGCTTCGACCCGCCGCCAGATTTTCGCCTATGCAGTCATCCTGGCGCCCATTGGCGTGCTGCCCTGGCTGCTCGGCTATACGTCTGCCATCTACGGCGTTCCGGCAGTACTCCTGGGCATTGGTTTTGTCTGGTATTCCTGGGGTGTGCTGCGCATGCCCGACAGCGATCGTGTGATGAAGCCGGCCAAGGCGCTGTTTGGTTATTCGCTGCTTTATCTGTTCGCCATCTTCGCCGCTTATCTTGCCGATAGCGTTGTCGCCCGCGTTCTGGTTCTGGGTGGGGCATGA
- a CDS encoding cytochrome c oxidase subunit 3, with translation MADGHAKPNHDYHIIDPSPWPFLGSVGALVMAFGGIFYMQYLKGTSFHLFGVDVAKAHFWVLLIGLIIVLYTMYGWWSDTIKEAHEGHHTKVVSLHLRYGMIMFIASEVMFFVAWFWAYFDASLFPNEAIQAARTTFTGGVWPPKGMEVLDPFHLPLYNTVILLLSGTTVTWAHHSLIHGDRKGLINGLVLTVGLGMLFTMVQAYEYIHAPFGFKDSIYGATFFMATGFHGFHVIIGTIFLLVCLVRAMKGDFTPKQHFGFEAAAWYWHFVDVVWLFLFASIYVWGSMGAVIEGH, from the coding sequence ATGGCTGACGGACACGCCAAACCGAACCACGACTACCACATCATTGATCCGAGCCCATGGCCCTTCCTGGGTTCCGTCGGCGCGTTGGTCATGGCGTTCGGTGGCATCTTCTACATGCAGTATCTCAAGGGTACGTCGTTCCACCTCTTCGGTGTAGACGTTGCCAAGGCACACTTCTGGGTGCTTCTGATCGGCCTGATCATCGTGCTCTATACGATGTATGGCTGGTGGTCGGACACGATCAAGGAAGCGCATGAGGGGCACCACACCAAGGTGGTTTCGCTCCACCTCCGCTACGGCATGATCATGTTCATCGCCTCCGAGGTGATGTTCTTCGTCGCCTGGTTCTGGGCCTACTTCGACGCCAGCCTGTTCCCGAACGAAGCCATCCAGGCGGCGCGCACCACCTTCACCGGCGGTGTCTGGCCGCCCAAGGGCATGGAAGTGCTCGACCCCTTCCATCTGCCGCTCTACAACACCGTCATCCTGCTCCTGTCGGGCACGACGGTGACCTGGGCGCACCATTCGCTGATCCACGGCGACCGCAAGGGTCTCATCAACGGCCTGGTGCTGACGGTTGGCCTCGGCATGCTGTTCACCATGGTTCAGGCCTATGAGTACATCCACGCTCCGTTCGGCTTCAAGGATTCCATCTACGGTGCCACCTTCTTCATGGCGACCGGCTTCCACGGTTTCCACGTCATCATCGGCACCATCTTCCTGCTGGTCTGCCTGGTTCGCGCAATGAAGGGTGACTTCACGCCAAAGCAGCATTTCGGCTTCGAAGCTGCTGCCTGGTACTGGCACTTCGTCGACGTGGTCTGGCTGTTCCTGTTTGCCTCGATCTATGTCTGGGGTTCGATGGGCGCGGTCATCGAAGGCCACTGA
- a CDS encoding DUF983 domain-containing protein has translation MSEDKAIWPPIDPIQAGLKGRCPRCGEGRLFSGFLTVGKCCYNCGLDYSYADAGDGPAVFVILIIGFIVVGLALWLEVTFAPPLWLHFLLWIPLAMVLCLAALRLIKGVLLTLQYRNKAAEGRLDQPR, from the coding sequence ATGAGTGAAGACAAGGCGATATGGCCGCCGATCGATCCGATCCAGGCCGGCCTGAAGGGGCGCTGCCCGCGCTGCGGAGAAGGGCGCCTGTTTTCGGGTTTCCTGACAGTCGGCAAGTGCTGCTACAATTGCGGCCTTGACTACTCTTACGCTGATGCCGGTGACGGACCGGCCGTTTTCGTCATTCTCATCATCGGCTTCATCGTTGTCGGTCTGGCGCTGTGGCTCGAGGTCACTTTTGCGCCGCCGCTCTGGCTGCATTTCCTGCTCTGGATCCCTTTGGCAATGGTGCTGTGTCTGGCGGCGCTGCGGCTCATCAAGGGCGTGCTGCTCACCTTGCAGTATCGCAACAAGGCCGCTGAAGGCAGGCTGGACCAGCCACGATGA
- the rnhA gene encoding ribonuclease HI, with the protein MKHVEVFTDGACSGNPGPGGWGAILRFNGKTKELSGGEADTTNNRMELLAAISGLNALKEACKVDLHTDSKYVMDGISKWIHGWKRNGWKTADKKPVKNGELWQALDEANRRHDVTWHWVKGHAGHPENERADELAREGMAPFKKSGSATASAARPPRVDAPAKTSAPKPRRSSQSY; encoded by the coding sequence ATGAAGCATGTCGAGGTTTTCACCGACGGAGCCTGTTCCGGCAATCCGGGACCGGGCGGCTGGGGCGCCATCCTGCGCTTCAACGGCAAGACCAAGGAGCTGTCGGGCGGCGAAGCGGATACCACCAACAACCGCATGGAGCTGCTGGCGGCAATCTCCGGGCTGAATGCGTTGAAGGAAGCCTGCAAGGTCGATCTTCACACCGACAGCAAATATGTCATGGACGGCATCTCCAAGTGGATCCATGGCTGGAAGCGCAACGGCTGGAAGACCGCTGACAAGAAGCCGGTCAAGAATGGCGAACTCTGGCAGGCCCTGGACGAGGCCAACCGGCGTCACGATGTGACCTGGCACTGGGTCAAGGGTCACGCCGGTCATCCGGAAAACGAGCGCGCTGACGAACTGGCTCGCGAGGGCATGGCGCCTTTCAAGAAGTCGGGTTCCGCAACGGCGAGCGCCGCTCGTCCCCCCAGGGTCGATGCGCCGGCGAAGACCAGCGCTCCGAAGCCCCGTCGGTCGTCGCAGAGCTATTGA
- a CDS encoding homoserine kinase, with translation MAVYTDVGEGELAAFLREYSVGELLSYKGIAEGTENSNFLLHTTTGSFILTLYEKRVEKADLPFFLGLMDHLAKKGISCPLPVQRHDGSMIGTLAGRPAVIITFLEGMWLRKPGVAHCREVGKALAAMHLASADFAMHRDNALAIDGWRKLWEASRARADEVEPGLAAEVDADFADFGRNWPEGLPTGIIHADLFPDNVFFLGEKLSGLIDFYFACDDFYAYDLATCLNAWCFEKDFSFNLTKGTALLAGYQSVRPLDAAEREALPMLARGSALRFMLTRLYDWLTVPDGGLVIKRDPTEYIRRMRFHRAIGSASEYGLK, from the coding sequence ATGGCGGTCTATACCGATGTGGGTGAGGGCGAGCTTGCGGCTTTCCTGAGGGAGTATTCGGTCGGTGAGCTGCTTTCCTACAAGGGCATCGCCGAGGGTACGGAAAATTCCAACTTCCTGCTGCACACCACGACAGGCTCCTTCATCCTGACACTTTACGAAAAGCGCGTGGAAAAGGCTGACCTGCCTTTCTTCCTCGGGCTGATGGATCATCTCGCCAAGAAGGGCATCTCATGCCCGCTGCCGGTGCAGCGCCACGACGGTTCCATGATCGGCACACTGGCCGGTCGGCCGGCAGTCATCATCACCTTCCTGGAAGGCATGTGGTTGCGCAAACCCGGCGTCGCGCACTGCCGGGAAGTCGGCAAGGCCCTGGCCGCAATGCATCTGGCCAGTGCCGATTTCGCCATGCACCGCGACAATGCGCTTGCGATCGATGGCTGGCGCAAGCTCTGGGAGGCGTCACGCGCGCGCGCCGACGAGGTCGAACCTGGTCTCGCGGCCGAGGTCGACGCGGATTTCGCCGACTTCGGCCGCAACTGGCCGGAAGGTCTGCCGACAGGCATCATCCATGCCGATCTCTTCCCGGACAACGTCTTCTTCCTTGGCGAGAAGCTGTCAGGCCTGATCGACTTCTATTTCGCCTGCGACGATTTCTACGCTTACGATCTCGCCACCTGCCTCAATGCCTGGTGCTTCGAGAAGGACTTTTCCTTCAACTTGACCAAGGGAACTGCGCTGCTGGCCGGCTACCAGAGCGTGCGGCCGCTCGATGCGGCAGAGCGGGAGGCGCTGCCAATGCTGGCGCGCGGCTCTGCGCTGCGCTTCATGCTGACGCGTCTCTATGACTGGCTGACCGTTCCTGACGGCGGCCTTGTCATCAAGCGTGATCCGACTGAATACATCCGCCGCATGCGCTTCCACCGCGCGATCGGCTCAGCATCCGAGTATGGCCTGAAATGA
- the coxB gene encoding cytochrome c oxidase subunit II, protein MKKFLAGAGAAFMFFAGSAAQADQPRDWEMTFQPAATNIMSQIVWFERYTLWFIVPITLFVLFLLAWCILKFRASVNPTPSKTSHNTMIEVAWTLGPVLVLLAIAIPSFQLLTAQYSPPEEPKLTVKATGNQWNWDYEYQFEQPFSFNSAILADADRAGLGKEDKGKYPRLLAVDNELVVPVGVVVRVLVTGADVIHAYAVPAFGIKVDAVPGRINETWFKAEKEGLYYGQCSELCGKDHAFMPIAVRVVSEKQYDTWLAAAKTDLPGANKALMAEVDGTNKVASAGN, encoded by the coding sequence ATGAAGAAGTTCCTTGCTGGCGCTGGTGCCGCATTCATGTTTTTCGCCGGGTCTGCTGCCCAGGCCGATCAGCCGCGTGATTGGGAGATGACCTTCCAGCCAGCGGCGACAAACATCATGAGCCAGATCGTCTGGTTCGAGCGTTATACGCTCTGGTTCATCGTGCCGATCACGCTGTTCGTGCTCTTCCTGCTGGCGTGGTGCATCCTGAAGTTCCGCGCGAGCGTCAATCCGACGCCGTCGAAGACCAGTCACAACACGATGATCGAGGTGGCCTGGACGCTGGGGCCGGTCCTGGTGCTGCTGGCCATCGCCATTCCGTCCTTTCAGCTCCTGACCGCGCAGTACAGCCCGCCGGAAGAGCCGAAGCTCACGGTCAAGGCCACTGGCAACCAGTGGAACTGGGACTACGAGTATCAGTTCGAGCAGCCGTTCTCCTTCAACTCGGCAATCCTGGCCGATGCTGATCGCGCGGGTCTCGGCAAGGAAGACAAGGGCAAATATCCGCGTCTCCTGGCGGTCGACAACGAACTGGTCGTTCCGGTCGGTGTCGTCGTGCGCGTTCTCGTGACCGGTGCCGACGTGATCCATGCCTATGCCGTGCCGGCCTTCGGCATCAAGGTCGACGCCGTTCCGGGGCGCATCAACGAGACCTGGTTCAAGGCCGAGAAGGAAGGCCTCTATTACGGTCAGTGCTCGGAACTGTGCGGCAAGGACCATGCCTTCATGCCGATCGCCGTGCGCGTCGTATCGGAAAAGCAATATGATACTTGGCTGGCTGCGGCCAAGACCGACCTCCCGGGTGCCAACAAGGCACTGATGGCCGAGGTCGATGGTACCAACAAGGTTGCGTCCGCCGGCAACTGA
- a CDS encoding SURF1 family protein has translation MTAASHSAQGSAPRKALALGLGLIAFIVLIGLGTWQVERLAWKEKLIETIDQRMNANPVTLADAERQYAASGDVDYVAVTLSGTFLHEGERYFFTTWDGQTGYSVYTPLRLTDGRFVFVNRGFVPYEMKDPTKRAEGEIPGEVTVAGLARNPLSGKPSMMVPDNDLAKNIFYWKDRDAMAATAGLPAGAVVLPFFVDAGKAPNPGGLPVGGTTMVDLPNNHLQYALTWYGLAAALVGVVAVWFRKNRRTA, from the coding sequence ATGACTGCCGCATCCCATTCGGCCCAGGGAAGTGCGCCGCGCAAGGCACTGGCACTCGGTCTTGGCCTGATTGCTTTCATCGTGCTGATTGGTCTCGGCACCTGGCAGGTCGAGCGGCTTGCCTGGAAAGAGAAGCTGATCGAGACGATCGACCAGCGCATGAATGCCAATCCTGTGACACTGGCTGACGCCGAGAGGCAGTACGCTGCCTCCGGCGATGTCGATTATGTCGCTGTCACGCTGAGCGGCACGTTCCTGCATGAGGGCGAGCGTTATTTCTTCACCACCTGGGACGGCCAGACAGGTTACAGCGTCTACACGCCCTTGAGATTGACCGACGGACGTTTTGTCTTCGTCAACCGCGGTTTCGTGCCCTATGAAATGAAGGATCCGACCAAGCGCGCCGAGGGCGAAATTCCTGGTGAGGTCACTGTCGCTGGCCTGGCCCGCAATCCGCTGAGCGGCAAGCCGTCGATGATGGTGCCGGATAACGACCTCGCCAAGAACATCTTCTATTGGAAGGATCGCGATGCCATGGCTGCCACAGCAGGCCTGCCTGCCGGGGCCGTGGTGCTGCCCTTCTTCGTCGATGCCGGAAAGGCACCCAATCCGGGCGGTTTGCCGGTTGGCGGCACCACCATGGTCGACCTGCCCAACAACCATCTGCAATATGCGCTGACCTGGTACGGTCTCGCGGCAGCGCTCGTCGGTGTCGTCGCAGTCTGGTTTCGCAAGAACCGAAGGACGGCCTGA
- a CDS encoding enolase C-terminal domain-like protein: MQHDPIVKIELRPVFVPFTEMVRTHLQGGSGKVAMGLKVEDHWLGGDFLICRMTTENGVVGLGESYVWLVESGVSPQLMADVIERHLARFVLGRSAFDIGAIHGKFDNNVARNEMAKGLLDMALHDVAARSVGRPVHDLCGGRQIDRVPLSLVMPLTDVPTILEITRMALGAGIRSFRCKLGDGRTRDVAIISAVRDLIGPDAGLRVDYNQAYTPNEALAAIEAIAPYGIDFAEQPVRADDFAGMAWVQSRTSVPLMAHEGAFGLRDIVTLAEMGGIRCFGLNAERPGGMTGALRAIDYATARGLDVVLHNQCGGIGSAMLLHLHAARAANIRHATELQGHLMLEHSLIQESIDYDGGSAAVPDGPGWGVTLDEAAVDRFARADWITLKA, translated from the coding sequence ATGCAACATGATCCGATCGTGAAGATCGAACTGCGCCCGGTCTTCGTGCCGTTCACGGAAATGGTGCGTACGCATCTGCAAGGCGGCAGCGGCAAGGTGGCGATGGGCCTGAAGGTGGAGGACCACTGGCTCGGCGGCGACTTCCTGATCTGCCGCATGACGACGGAAAATGGCGTCGTCGGCCTGGGCGAAAGCTATGTCTGGCTGGTCGAGAGCGGCGTGTCGCCGCAACTGATGGCTGACGTGATCGAACGGCATCTTGCCCGCTTCGTTCTGGGACGTTCCGCTTTCGACATCGGCGCCATCCACGGCAAGTTCGACAACAACGTCGCCCGCAACGAAATGGCGAAGGGCTTGCTGGACATGGCGCTGCACGACGTAGCGGCGCGCAGCGTTGGCCGGCCTGTCCACGACCTTTGCGGCGGACGCCAGATCGATCGCGTTCCGCTCAGCCTGGTGATGCCCCTCACCGACGTGCCGACGATCCTGGAAATCACGCGCATGGCGCTTGGGGCGGGTATCCGTTCCTTCCGCTGCAAACTGGGGGACGGACGCACGCGTGACGTGGCGATCATATCAGCCGTGCGCGACCTGATCGGACCGGATGCCGGTTTGCGCGTCGACTACAACCAGGCCTACACGCCCAATGAGGCACTTGCGGCGATCGAGGCGATCGCGCCCTACGGCATCGATTTCGCCGAGCAGCCGGTGCGCGCGGACGATTTCGCCGGCATGGCCTGGGTGCAGTCCCGCACCAGCGTGCCGCTGATGGCACATGAGGGCGCCTTCGGCCTGAGGGACATCGTGACGCTCGCGGAAATGGGTGGCATCCGCTGCTTTGGACTGAATGCCGAACGGCCCGGTGGCATGACGGGCGCATTGCGCGCGATCGACTATGCCACCGCGCGTGGACTGGATGTGGTGCTGCACAACCAATGTGGTGGCATCGGCAGTGCGATGCTGCTGCACCTGCACGCCGCGCGCGCGGCCAACATACGCCACGCCACCGAATTGCAGGGCCATCTCATGCTCGAGCACAGCCTGATCCAGGAAAGCATCGACTATGATGGCGGATCAGCTGCGGTACCGGACGGCCCAGGCTGGGGCGTGACGCTGGACGAAGCGGCTGTGGATCGTTTCGCCAGGGCGGACTGGATCACACTGAAGGCCTGA
- a CDS encoding invasion associated locus B family protein, protein MNSWVSRTLAKVIFLAALAGAGQAMAAAQQPSGNVKSTHGAWSIICDTPAGATSEQCVMMQNVVAEDRPEMGLSVVVLRTADNKAEILRVLAPLGVLLPNGLGLNVDGKDIGRAYFVRCFQDGCYAEVILEKPLLETLKSGKAATFIVFQTPEEGIGIPVDLKGFADGFNALP, encoded by the coding sequence ATGAACTCTTGGGTTTCGAGAACCTTGGCGAAGGTCATCTTTCTCGCCGCCCTTGCCGGAGCCGGACAGGCGATGGCTGCAGCACAGCAGCCGAGCGGCAATGTGAAGTCCACGCACGGCGCCTGGTCGATCATCTGCGACACGCCTGCCGGCGCGACGTCCGAACAATGCGTGATGATGCAGAACGTGGTGGCCGAGGATCGGCCCGAGATGGGCCTTTCGGTCGTCGTGCTGCGCACAGCCGACAACAAGGCCGAAATCCTGCGCGTGCTGGCGCCGCTCGGCGTCCTGCTCCCCAACGGCCTTGGTCTCAACGTCGACGGCAAGGATATCGGCCGCGCTTACTTCGTGCGCTGCTTCCAGGACGGCTGTTATGCCGAGGTGATCCTGGAAAAGCCGTTACTTGAAACGCTGAAGAGCGGCAAGGCCGCCACCTTCATCGTCTTCCAGACGCCGGAAGAAGGCATCGGCATTCCCGTCGACCTCAAGGGTTTCGCCGACGGCTTCAACGCCCTGCCCTGA
- the ctaD gene encoding cytochrome c oxidase subunit I: MAQAAAHDDHDHKPKGWVRWVNSTNHKDIGTLYLIFAIMAGIIGGFLSIMMRWELAEPGIQIFPGLASMVYGVNGDAAIDAGKSMFNAFTTAHALIMIFFMVMPALIGGFANWMVPIMIGAPDMAFPRMNNISFWLLPPAFILLLTSMFVPSAPGAYGVGGGWTIYPPMSTSGQPGPAMDLAILSIHIAGASSILGAINFITTIFNMRAPGMTLHKMPLFAWSVLVTAFLLLLSLPVLAGAITMLLTDRNFGTSFFVPENGGDPILFQHLFWFFGHPEVYILILPGFGIVSHIIATFSRKPVFGYLGMAYAMVAIGAVGFVVWAHHMYTTGISLNTQRYFVFATMVIAVPTGIKIFSWIATMWGGSISFRTPMLWAVGFIFLFTVGGVTGVQLANAGLDRSLQDTYYVVAHFHYVLSLGAVFAIFAGWYYWFPKMTGYMYSPFIARSHFWIMFIGVNLVFFPQHFLGLSGMPRRYIDYPDAFAGWNYVSSVGSYISGVSVLIFLYGVFEAFRKKRIAGANPWGEGATTLEWQLPSPPPYHQWEQLPKVK, from the coding sequence ATGGCGCAGGCAGCGGCTCACGACGATCACGACCACAAGCCTAAAGGCTGGGTCCGCTGGGTCAATTCGACCAACCACAAGGATATCGGCACGCTGTACCTGATCTTCGCGATCATGGCCGGCATCATCGGCGGCTTCCTGTCGATCATGATGCGCTGGGAGCTCGCGGAGCCGGGCATCCAGATTTTCCCGGGTCTTGCCTCCATGGTCTACGGCGTCAACGGCGATGCCGCAATCGACGCCGGCAAGTCGATGTTCAATGCCTTCACCACCGCGCACGCGCTGATCATGATCTTCTTCATGGTCATGCCGGCCCTGATCGGCGGTTTCGCCAACTGGATGGTGCCGATCATGATCGGTGCGCCGGATATGGCGTTCCCGCGCATGAACAACATCTCCTTCTGGTTGCTGCCGCCGGCCTTCATCCTGCTGCTCACCTCGATGTTCGTGCCGAGCGCGCCCGGCGCCTACGGTGTCGGCGGTGGCTGGACGATCTATCCGCCGATGTCGACCTCCGGTCAGCCTGGGCCGGCCATGGACCTGGCGATCCTGTCGATCCACATCGCCGGTGCTTCGTCGATCCTCGGTGCCATCAACTTCATCACCACCATCTTCAACATGCGCGCTCCGGGCATGACGCTGCACAAGATGCCGCTATTTGCCTGGTCGGTTCTGGTCACCGCCTTCCTGCTGCTGCTGTCGCTGCCGGTCCTGGCTGGCGCCATCACCATGCTGCTCACCGACCGCAACTTCGGCACCTCCTTCTTCGTGCCCGAGAATGGCGGCGACCCGATCCTGTTCCAGCACCTGTTCTGGTTCTTCGGTCATCCTGAAGTGTACATCCTGATCCTGCCTGGCTTCGGCATCGTCAGCCACATCATCGCGACCTTCTCGCGCAAGCCGGTGTTCGGCTATCTCGGCATGGCCTATGCCATGGTTGCGATCGGCGCCGTCGGCTTCGTCGTGTGGGCGCACCACATGTACACCACCGGTATTTCGCTCAACACGCAGCGCTACTTCGTGTTCGCCACGATGGTCATCGCGGTGCCGACCGGCATCAAGATCTTCTCGTGGATCGCAACCATGTGGGGCGGCTCGATCTCTTTCCGTACGCCGATGCTGTGGGCAGTAGGCTTCATCTTCCTGTTCACGGTCGGTGGCGTCACCGGCGTCCAGCTCGCCAACGCTGGCCTCGACCGCTCGCTGCAGGATACCTACTACGTTGTCGCGCACTTCCACTACGTGCTGTCGCTCGGCGCCGTCTTCGCGATCTTCGCCGGCTGGTACTACTGGTTCCCGAAGATGACCGGCTACATGTACTCGCCGTTCATCGCGCGTTCGCATTTCTGGATCATGTTCATCGGCGTGAACCTGGTGTTTTTCCCACAGCACTTCCTTGGTCTGTCGGGCATGCCGCGTCGCTACATCGACTATCCGGATGCGTTTGCCGGCTGGAACTACGTTTCGTCGGTTGGCTCCTACATTTCCGGCGTCAGCGTCCTGATCTTCCTCTACGGTGTCTTCGAGGCATTCCGGAAGAAGCGCATCGCCGGTGCCAATCCCTGGGGTGAGGGTGCGACCACGCTGGAATGGCAGCTGCCTTCGCCGCCGCCTTACCATCAGTGGGAACAGCTGCCCAAGGTCAAGTAA